In Candidatus Kuenenbacteria bacterium, one genomic interval encodes:
- a CDS encoding aminoacyl-tRNA hydrolase — MFLIVGLGNPGKEYQNTRHNAGFAAIDFLVEHEKLGELKKQKKLKAEVSESKIDNQKIILAKPQTFMNNSGEAATIMKKFWQVDNKNIIIVYDELDLPVGKIRVRDEGSSAGHNGIKSIIEKLGTDKFWRVRIGIKNELKEKMEAADFVLSKFSREEKKMLVKEILPKVTEEIKKIIT; from the coding sequence ATGTTTTTAATTGTAGGGCTCGGCAATCCAGGCAAAGAATACCAAAATACTAGGCACAATGCCGGCTTTGCGGCGATTGATTTTTTGGTTGAACATGAAAAGCTCGGGGAATTAAAAAAACAGAAAAAACTTAAAGCAGAGGTATCGGAGAGCAAGATAGATAACCAAAAAATAATTTTAGCCAAGCCGCAAACTTTTATGAATAATTCTGGTGAGGCAGCCACGATAATGAAAAAATTCTGGCAGGTCGATAATAAAAATATCATAATTGTCTATGACGAACTGGATCTGCCAGTAGGCAAAATAAGGGTGCGCGATGAAGGATCCTCGGCCGGACACAATGGTATCAAATCAATTATAGAAAAGCTGGGCACGGATAAATTTTGGCGGGTGCGCATTGGTATAAAAAATGAATTAAAAGAAAAAATGGAAGCGGCTGATTTTGTCCTATCAAAATTTTCTAGGGAAGAGAAAAAAATGCTGGTAAAAGAAATATTACCAAAAGTCACTGAAGAGATTAAAAAAATCATAACCTAA